The following proteins are co-located in the Cloacibacillus sp. genome:
- a CDS encoding TolC family protein, which translates to MKNFAKGAAAALLVLLLASGARAAAPIDINEAVTLALKNNAQLRQLRQELIKADAFKLAADGTLLPSVSASAAADKQREPQTTDGSDRSDNRNVKAMLEQVIYSGGKNSAIRAQAPQVKSIARLALADGENLTAGELYARFYDVLLKKKQIEAEESAVSTSEMHLKQVRKMAELGLANRLDVIRAGQQLATNTAALAMARGMFETSQISLMNYMAIAPEERREVAGALYTPAVSGDQSLSLAAAQQYRADRMGLEEQLKYQANQIKIEKSGLLPKVTAGLSSGWANPYQRSDQSGDTWRAEITLAVPIFDRNVTQSAVITAKAVREQNAIALSQKNIDIKSEVASAWADIETSRKSLAASEKALELAKETLRLAQAGFREGVTPQLDLLDAQSSLTATQLEYNRAQYNCLIAAVALRVTEGTAAEWNGDKN; encoded by the coding sequence ATGAAAAACTTTGCAAAAGGCGCGGCGGCCGCGCTGCTCGTCTTGCTGCTCGCATCCGGCGCGCGCGCTGCGGCCCCCATCGACATAAACGAGGCGGTGACGCTCGCGCTCAAAAACAACGCGCAGCTTCGCCAGCTCCGTCAGGAGCTGATAAAGGCGGACGCCTTCAAGCTCGCGGCAGACGGCACGCTGCTGCCCTCCGTATCGGCCTCAGCCGCCGCGGACAAACAGCGCGAGCCGCAGACGACGGACGGCTCGGACAGAAGCGACAACAGAAACGTCAAAGCGATGCTTGAACAGGTCATCTACTCCGGCGGCAAAAACAGCGCCATCCGCGCGCAGGCGCCGCAGGTAAAAAGCATCGCGCGCCTCGCTCTTGCGGACGGCGAAAACCTCACGGCGGGCGAGCTCTACGCGCGCTTCTACGACGTGCTGCTCAAAAAAAAGCAGATAGAGGCCGAGGAGTCCGCGGTCTCAACCTCAGAGATGCACCTAAAGCAGGTGAGGAAGATGGCGGAGCTGGGCCTCGCAAACCGTCTTGACGTCATACGCGCCGGCCAGCAGCTTGCCACCAACACGGCGGCGCTTGCAATGGCGCGAGGCATGTTTGAGACCTCGCAGATATCGCTGATGAACTACATGGCGATAGCGCCCGAAGAGCGCCGCGAAGTGGCGGGCGCTCTGTACACGCCGGCCGTATCGGGCGACCAGAGCCTCTCGCTTGCTGCGGCGCAGCAATACCGCGCCGACCGCATGGGCCTCGAAGAACAGCTCAAATACCAGGCAAACCAGATAAAGATAGAAAAGAGCGGACTTCTGCCCAAGGTGACGGCGGGGCTTTCCTCCGGCTGGGCAAACCCCTATCAGCGCAGCGACCAAAGCGGAGACACGTGGCGCGCGGAGATAACGCTCGCCGTCCCCATCTTTGACAGAAACGTCACGCAGAGCGCCGTCATCACCGCAAAAGCGGTGCGCGAGCAGAACGCCATCGCGCTTTCTCAAAAAAACATAGATATAAAATCCGAGGTGGCCTCCGCGTGGGCGGACATCGAAACGAGCCGCAAGAGCCTGGCCGCCTCCGAAAAGGCGCTTGAACTGGCAAAGGAGACGCTGCGCCTCGCGCAGGCCGGCTTCCGCGAAGGCGTCACGCCGCAGCTCGACCTGCTCGACGCGCAGTCGTCGCTCACGGCGACCCAGCTTGAATACAACCGCGCGCAATACAACTGCCTCATCGCCGCAGTCGCCCTCAGGGTGACGGAGGGCACGGCCGCCGAATGGAATGGAGATAAAAATTAG
- a CDS encoding efflux RND transporter periplasmic adaptor subunit, with amino-acid sequence MSKIKLPDKSTAIVILVFIAVIAAIGLFSHRDKIFTGRDKKAAESSAIVQTERAGADSTVADKIVQNMSVEARRRVQLLPRVTGRLMELRVKQGSIVRAGDVVATLEHDQQNALVYSAAAQLAAARAETAKAKAEMLNAKTNVDRYRRLYKEGFSTQQQLDAIETEHTGAVAALEAARAKERQYSAESTRAASTKEDYIIRAPMDGIVLNDYTLTKGAMISPSSPVLDIADPRRLKATLKIPELKIFAVKIGMPVLLAFDALPGEKFTGSVTRIDQYVDPATRTSSVEIELDNDKQAGGRLRPGMFGTASIVEKEYKNAITVADGALHASEEGYYAFIVRNGKAIMRQVKTGIKENGRTQITDGLNAGDEVITFGGANLKSGEAVSVEN; translated from the coding sequence ATGAGCAAAATAAAACTTCCCGACAAAAGCACAGCCATAGTCATTCTCGTATTTATCGCGGTAATCGCGGCGATAGGCCTCTTCAGCCATCGCGACAAGATATTCACCGGCAGGGACAAAAAGGCCGCGGAGAGCTCCGCCATCGTCCAGACGGAACGTGCGGGCGCAGACTCCACCGTCGCCGACAAAATAGTCCAGAACATGTCCGTCGAGGCGCGCCGCCGCGTGCAGCTTCTGCCGCGCGTCACAGGCAGGCTCATGGAGCTTCGCGTAAAACAGGGCAGCATCGTCCGCGCGGGCGACGTCGTGGCGACGCTTGAGCACGACCAGCAGAACGCGCTCGTCTACTCCGCCGCGGCCCAGCTTGCCGCAGCACGCGCGGAGACTGCGAAGGCGAAGGCCGAGATGCTCAACGCAAAGACAAACGTAGACCGCTACCGCCGCCTCTATAAAGAGGGCTTCTCAACGCAGCAGCAGCTTGACGCGATAGAGACGGAGCACACCGGAGCCGTAGCCGCGCTTGAAGCGGCTCGCGCGAAGGAGCGCCAGTACTCCGCGGAGTCCACGCGCGCCGCCTCCACAAAAGAGGACTATATCATCCGCGCGCCGATGGACGGCATCGTGCTCAACGACTACACGCTGACAAAGGGCGCTATGATCTCCCCGTCGTCGCCGGTGCTAGACATAGCCGACCCGCGCAGGCTCAAAGCGACGCTCAAAATACCGGAACTCAAAATATTCGCCGTAAAAATCGGTATGCCGGTGCTGCTTGCCTTTGACGCTCTGCCCGGCGAAAAATTCACAGGCTCCGTTACGCGCATCGACCAATACGTAGACCCAGCCACGCGCACAAGCAGCGTAGAGATAGAGCTCGACAACGACAAGCAGGCGGGCGGACGGCTGCGCCCCGGAATGTTCGGAACGGCCTCCATCGTCGAAAAAGAATATAAAAACGCGATAACGGTGGCAGACGGCGCGCTTCACGCAAGCGAAGAGGGCTACTACGCCTTCATAGTGCGCAACGGCAAAGCGATAATGCGTCAGGTGAAGACCGGCATAAAAGAAAACGGCCGCACGCAGATAACGGACGGCCTGAACGCAGGCGACGAAGTGATAACCTTCGGAGGCGCGAACCTAAAAAGCGGAGAGGCCGTCAGCGTAGAAAACTAA
- a CDS encoding iron-containing alcohol dehydrogenase, with translation MARFTLPRDLYHGKGSLEALKTLKGKKAFVVVGGGSMKRFGFLDKVEAYLKEAGFEVRLFEGVEPDPSVETVMKGASEMRSFEPDWIISIGGGSPIDAAKAMWAFYEYPETTFEALCIPFNFPELRQKAKFCAIPSTSGTATEVTAFSVITDYQKGIKYPLADFNITPDVAIVDPDLAETMPKKLTAHTGMDAMTHAVEAYVSTLHSDYTDPLALHAIKLVSENLIDSYNGDMEARATMHNAQCLAGMAFSNALLGIVHSMAHKTGAAYSGAHIVHGCANAMYLPKVIRFNAEEPAAAARYAEIAQFLGLCGKNTAELVEALVDHINTMNAALDIPSRIKDYEGGVICEKEFMEKLPKVAELAVGDACTGSNPRAITPAQMAELLKSCYFDKETLKAARAA, from the coding sequence ATGGCAAGATTTACATTACCGCGCGATCTCTATCATGGAAAGGGTTCGCTGGAGGCTCTTAAGACGCTCAAAGGCAAAAAGGCCTTTGTCGTGGTTGGCGGCGGAAGCATGAAACGCTTCGGCTTCCTCGATAAAGTTGAAGCTTATCTTAAAGAGGCCGGTTTTGAGGTGCGTCTCTTTGAGGGCGTAGAGCCGGATCCTTCCGTTGAGACGGTCATGAAGGGCGCGTCCGAGATGAGAAGCTTTGAGCCGGACTGGATAATCTCAATAGGCGGCGGTTCGCCCATCGACGCGGCCAAGGCTATGTGGGCCTTCTACGAGTACCCAGAGACCACCTTTGAGGCGCTCTGCATTCCCTTCAACTTCCCCGAGCTGCGCCAGAAGGCAAAGTTCTGCGCCATTCCGTCAACGTCAGGCACGGCCACCGAGGTGACGGCCTTCTCAGTCATCACAGACTATCAGAAGGGCATCAAATACCCGCTCGCCGACTTCAACATCACGCCGGACGTGGCGATAGTAGACCCCGACCTCGCGGAGACGATGCCTAAGAAGCTGACGGCGCACACGGGCATGGACGCGATGACGCACGCGGTCGAAGCCTACGTCTCGACGCTGCACAGCGACTACACAGACCCGCTTGCGCTGCACGCGATAAAGCTGGTCAGCGAGAACCTGATAGATTCCTACAACGGCGACATGGAGGCGCGCGCCACGATGCACAACGCGCAGTGCCTGGCCGGTATGGCCTTCTCAAACGCGCTACTTGGCATCGTGCATTCAATGGCGCACAAGACGGGCGCCGCATACTCCGGCGCGCACATCGTCCACGGCTGCGCAAACGCGATGTATCTGCCTAAGGTGATCCGCTTCAACGCAGAGGAGCCGGCGGCGGCGGCAAGATACGCCGAGATAGCACAGTTCCTGGGCCTCTGCGGCAAGAACACCGCGGAGCTTGTGGAGGCGCTTGTGGATCACATCAACACAATGAACGCGGCGCTTGACATCCCCTCGCGCATCAAGGATTACGAGGGCGGCGTCATCTGTGAAAAGGAATTCATGGAGAAGCTGCCGAAGGTCGCGGAGCTTGCCGTGGGAGACGCCTGCACAGGCTCGAACCCTCGCGCTATAACGCCCGCTCAGATGGCCGAACTTCTTAAGAGCTGCTACTTCGACAAGGAAACGCTCAAGGCGGCGCGGGCGGCATAA
- a CDS encoding type II toxin-antitoxin system MqsA family antitoxin produces MCKGNMEDKETTFMTEIEGTIIIVKNVPSQVCVQCGEISYSDAVASELEKIVSSLRNGMTEITVVNFKDAA; encoded by the coding sequence ATGTGCAAGGGAAATATGGAAGATAAAGAGACGACCTTCATGACTGAAATAGAGGGTACGATCATCATCGTCAAAAATGTTCCGTCGCAGGTCTGCGTTCAGTGCGGAGAAATCTCCTACTCTGACGCGGTCGCCTCGGAGCTTGAAAAAATCGTTTCCAGCCTCAGAAACGGGATGACGGAAATAACCGTCGTCAATTTCAAAGACGCGGCCTGA
- the gpmA gene encoding 2,3-diphosphoglycerate-dependent phosphoglycerate mutase produces the protein MYKIVLIRHGKSAWNKENRFTGWQDVPLSEKGLAEAAAAGRLLKGEGFVFDKAYTSVLRRAIKTLWCVLEETDLMWIPTVKTWRLNERHYGALQGLNKSETAAKYGDEQVKIWRRSYATRPPLLEAGDERWPGREARYAGLTPQELPLGECLEDTVARVVPYWEKVIAPDVRAGVRLIIAAHGNSLRALVKYLDGVSEEEIVGLNIPTGVPLVYELDDELKPIRHYYLGDAEAIKAAQEAVAKQGSAKKD, from the coding sequence ATGTATAAAATCGTGCTTATCAGACATGGAAAGAGCGCTTGGAACAAGGAGAACAGGTTCACGGGGTGGCAGGACGTGCCGCTTTCGGAGAAGGGGCTTGCCGAAGCCGCGGCTGCCGGCCGCCTGCTTAAAGGCGAGGGCTTCGTCTTTGACAAGGCCTACACCTCGGTGCTGCGCCGTGCGATAAAGACGCTCTGGTGCGTGCTGGAGGAGACGGACCTCATGTGGATACCGACGGTGAAGACGTGGCGTCTCAACGAACGTCATTACGGCGCGCTGCAGGGTCTGAACAAATCGGAGACGGCGGCGAAGTACGGAGACGAGCAGGTGAAGATATGGCGCCGCAGCTACGCGACGAGGCCGCCGCTTCTTGAGGCGGGCGACGAACGCTGGCCGGGCCGTGAGGCGCGCTACGCCGGCCTTACGCCGCAGGAGCTTCCGCTTGGCGAGTGCCTTGAAGACACGGTGGCGCGCGTCGTGCCCTATTGGGAAAAGGTCATAGCGCCGGACGTCCGCGCGGGCGTTCGCCTTATAATAGCGGCGCACGGCAACAGCCTCCGCGCGCTCGTCAAATATCTTGACGGCGTATCCGAGGAGGAGATAGTCGGGCTCAACATACCGACGGGCGTACCGCTCGTCTATGAGCTGGACGACGAATTAAAGCCCATCCGTCATTACTACCTTGGCGACGCCGAGGCGATAAAGGCGGCGCAGGAGGCGGTGGCAAAGCAGGGTTCAGCGAAGAAAGATTAA
- a CDS encoding MATE family efflux transporter, giving the protein MINFIKEAVTKIKEQTRERGAVDLGKGPVLSSLVRLAVPSIAMVLFHTLFNLVDTVFISWLGESYMVAISYTFPVQIGVWAVYEGVGNGVTALVGRKLGEGNQKEAQRIAESGLIFSYLLCMLWLPFIFEPASNAFFRMLGATDPVTLHQAYLYNLWIPPTLLTISYTYMGNSLFRCQGNTIIPLKYFIIANGLNLVLDPIFIFTFGWGMTGAAFATFIGRVVGLFYIMKKLRDSSALKLPVIAPPRLWMARYWMGITKIGLPVTLATGSVACGMGTVNKILSATYGNAAVAGWMIELRVEDISFNSMMGINDALVPFLAYNYGSRNLSRMKAGIIAAVKISACITIPLGLALMIWPWPAVALFRPTAHTADIAVQSLRITIAAYPLVIYNIFYNALFVATGYSAFGLIVQICRSLIFRISAIWLLAGLVSIQWIWLFQPISFVGGTLVTWLFAHYLMKKLERDMGGVMLKTK; this is encoded by the coding sequence ATGATCAATTTTATAAAAGAGGCAGTAACAAAGATAAAGGAACAGACGCGCGAACGCGGCGCGGTGGATCTAGGAAAAGGGCCGGTGCTCTCGTCGCTGGTGCGGCTTGCCGTCCCCTCGATAGCGATGGTGCTCTTTCACACGCTCTTCAATCTAGTCGACACGGTATTCATATCGTGGCTCGGCGAAAGCTACATGGTCGCCATCTCGTACACCTTCCCAGTGCAGATAGGCGTCTGGGCCGTCTACGAGGGCGTCGGCAACGGCGTCACGGCGCTCGTGGGCCGCAAACTCGGCGAGGGAAACCAAAAAGAGGCGCAGCGCATTGCGGAGTCGGGACTTATTTTTTCCTACCTTCTCTGCATGCTGTGGCTGCCCTTTATCTTTGAGCCGGCTTCAAACGCCTTCTTCAGGATGCTGGGCGCTACCGACCCCGTGACGCTGCATCAGGCCTACCTCTATAATTTGTGGATACCGCCCACGCTGCTCACCATAAGCTACACCTACATGGGCAACTCGCTCTTCCGCTGTCAGGGCAACACCATCATACCGCTGAAATATTTCATCATAGCAAACGGGCTGAACCTAGTGCTGGACCCAATATTCATCTTCACCTTCGGCTGGGGCATGACGGGCGCCGCCTTCGCGACATTCATCGGGCGCGTCGTGGGACTTTTCTATATAATGAAAAAACTGCGTGATTCAAGCGCGCTCAAACTGCCCGTCATAGCGCCGCCGCGTCTGTGGATGGCGAGATACTGGATGGGCATAACGAAAATAGGGCTTCCAGTGACGCTCGCCACAGGAAGCGTCGCCTGCGGCATGGGGACTGTCAACAAGATACTTTCTGCTACCTACGGCAACGCGGCGGTGGCCGGCTGGATGATAGAGCTGCGCGTGGAAGACATCTCGTTCAACTCGATGATGGGCATAAACGACGCGCTCGTGCCCTTTCTCGCCTATAACTACGGCAGCCGGAACCTATCGCGGATGAAGGCGGGCATCATAGCCGCCGTAAAGATAAGCGCCTGCATCACCATCCCGCTTGGGCTTGCGCTCATGATATGGCCGTGGCCCGCGGTCGCGCTCTTTCGCCCCACCGCGCACACCGCCGACATCGCGGTGCAGTCGCTGCGCATAACCATAGCGGCCTATCCGCTCGTCATCTACAATATTTTTTACAACGCGCTCTTCGTGGCCACCGGCTATTCCGCCTTCGGCCTCATCGTGCAGATATGCCGCAGCCTCATCTTCCGCATCTCCGCCATCTGGCTGCTTGCCGGGCTCGTCTCCATCCAGTGGATATGGCTATTCCAGCCCATCTCATTCGTGGGCGGCACGCTGGTCACTTGGCTCTTCGCGCACTACCTGATGAAAAAACTCGAACGCGACATGGGCGGCGTAATGCTCAAAACAAAATAA